A genomic stretch from Planctomycetaceae bacterium includes:
- a CDS encoding tRNA-binding protein, with the protein MDTISWTDFERVELRVGTIISVEDFPEAWKPAYRIRADFGPEIGVRKSSAQITDLYTKDELVGRQIIGVVNFTPRQIGPFLSEFLVTGLYRDDGVVVLAVPDQRVPNGAKLS; encoded by the coding sequence ATGGACACGATTTCCTGGACAGACTTTGAGCGAGTCGAGCTTCGAGTAGGCACGATCATTTCTGTGGAAGATTTCCCCGAAGCCTGGAAGCCAGCCTACAGGATCAGGGCGGACTTCGGCCCGGAGATCGGCGTCAGGAAATCCAGTGCACAAATCACTGATTTGTACACGAAGGACGAACTGGTGGGTCGGCAGATCATCGGCGTCGTGAACTTCACGCCCAGACAGATTGGTCCATTCCTTTCGGAGTTCCTCGTCACAGGATTGTACCGGGACGATGGAGTGGTCGTTCTGGCTGTCCCCGATCAACGGGTGCCGAACGGTGCCAAGCTGTCGTAG